TCGCCCGGTCGCCCGGCCCGCCGGTTCCGGTTCCGCCCGCACGCGGGCTTCGTCGTCGGCGTGGACGTACGGCCCCGATCGGTGAGTGCCTGCCTCGCCGACCTCGACGGCCGGGTGGTGGCCGTCGAACGCAGGTCGGTGCGCGCCGATCTGGGCGGCCAGGCCCGTGCCCGCGCCGTCACCGCGGTGGTGCGGCGCGCGATCGACAGTTCCGGAGCCGATGCCCGGAGAGTGTGGGCCGCGACGATAGGCACCCCCGGTCTGGTGAACCGGAGCAACACCCGTATCCGGCAGGCCGACAACCTCAAGGGCTGGGCCGAGGCGGACGTCGTCACCACCCTCCGCGACGCCCTCGGCTGCCCGGTCGCCGTGGAGAACGACGCCAACCTCGCCGCGCTGGGCGAGCAGTGGCGCGGGGTCGGCGGCTCGGCCGACGAGATGGTCTTCGTCCTGCTCGGTGAACGCCTCGGTGCCGGCATCATCACCGGCGGACGCCTGCTGCGCGGGCACCGCGGCGCGGCCGGTGAGATCGGATTCATCCGCTTCCCCGGCAGCACCTCGTCGCAGCCGGGCCTCGAACCCCTGGTCGAGAACGTCGAGAACCATGGCGCGGACCTGGTACGTAGCGCAGGCGCCGACATCGTCCGTGGCGCCGCCTCGGGGGATCCGGAAGCGGTCGCGGCCATCACGTCGTACGGGAGGAGACTGGCCGCCGGGATCGCCCCCGTGCTGCTCGCGCTCGACCCGGCCCTGGTCGTGCTCGGCACCAGCCTGTTCGCCGCTCCCGACCTGCTCCCGGCGGGGGAACTCCTCCTGAGTGCCGCCGAGGAGGAAGCCGGCAGCCTCCTCGTCGACCTGCCGCAGTGGCGGCTGTCCTCCCTGGGTGACGAGGCCGTGATCACCGGCGCGGTACGTTTCGCCCTCTCCTCCGTCGAAGAGGTGCTGCGCACCCGGCCCACGCTCCTTCCGGCCCGGGGGCGGTGACGCGCTCGGCTCGCGCCTAGTCCCGTGAGGGAAGGCGTGCGGGGGCCGTGTTGCTCACCTGCTGAAAGATGACCGACGTGCGGAAGCCGGTGATTTCGCCGCGCTTGCTGAGCCGGTCGGTGAGGAAGGCGTGCAGGTGGTCCAGGTCCTGGACGGCGACGTGGAGGAGGAAGTCGTCGCCCCCGGAGAGGACGAAGACGTGGAGGACTTCCGGCAGGCCGCCGGCGAAGGCCTTGAAGGTGTCGATGACGGCGCGGCTGAGCGGGCGTACCTGAACCGACACGAGCGCCTGAACGCCGCGGTTGAGGGCCGCGGGATCGATGTCGGCGTGGTAGCCGCGGATGACGCCCCGGCGGTGGAGCGCCCGGACCCGCTCCAGGCAGGTCGACGGGGCGATGCCGAGCTGTCGGGCGAGTTCGCGGTTGGACTGCCGGGCATCTGTCTGGAGAAGCCGGACGATCTCCGAATCAAGTTCATCCATGGCCGGGTACGGTACCCAATCTTCAGCCAAACGTTCGGTCGAGCCCCTGAGTGATGAGTCGGTCGTCCAGTATGGCGTCGTCGAAGCGGACGAACGAGAAGCATATGAAAGACGGACGAACGAAGGGGCTGCGGACTCATGCTCGATCACGAGCAGGTCGCGATCCACACCGGTCGGCGTTCCCGGCTGCCGGTGATCGTGGCTGTTCACTCGACGGCACTCGGCCCGGCGGCCGGCGGCCTGCGGCTCTGGCACTACCCCGACTGGCGGGACGGCCTCACCGACGCCCTTCGGCTGTCGGCGGCGATGACCTCGAAGTTCGCCGTGGCCGGGCTGCCCAGCGGGGGCGGGAAGGCCGTCGTGGTCCTGCCGGAGGGGACGGAGCTCGATGACGGGCGGCGCCGCGACGTGCTGCATGACGTGGCGGACGTCATCGCGTCGCTGGGCGGTGTGTACGCCACCGGGCCGGATGTCGGGACCGGGCCCGAGGACATGGCTTTGATCGGGGAAATCACTCCTCATGTGTTCTGCCGGCCGGCCCGTCTGGGCGGCAGCGGCGACTCGTCCCCGCACACCGCGCAGGGAACCCTCGCCGCACTGCGGGCCGTCGGCCGACGGCTGTACGGCAGCTCGAGTCCGGTCGGCCGCCGTCTCGCCGTGGTCGGTCTGGGCCGTGTCGGCGCCGGGCTCGCCCGTCTGCTCGCCGCCGAGGGAGCCGCTCTGACGGTGACCGACATCGATCCGGACAAGCGGAAGATCAGCGACGAGCTCGGCGCTGTCTGGCGGTCGCCCGAGGAGATCCTCGCCGCGGACGTGGACATCGTGGTCCCCGCGGCTCTCGGCTCCGTCCTGACCAGGCGGTCCGTGGCGGATCTCCGCTGCCGAGCCGTGGTCGGACCGGCGAACAACCAGCTCGCCACGCCGGATGTGGCGGACCTGCTGCACCAGCGCGGCATCATCTGGGTGCCGGACTATGTCGCGAGCGCGGGAGGAGTCATCAACGCCGTCAGCACCGAGCTCCACCGCGTCGGTGCCGACGACGCCCGTGCACGAGTCCGCGCCATCGAGGACACCGTCGACGACCTGCTGGACACCGCGCGGCGCAGCGGCCAGACCCCGGCGCGGGCGGCGAGCGAGCTGGCCCGGCGTCGGCTGGGTGCCGCCGGCTCGCCCACGGCGTCGTCACGGTTGCGGGCCGCGGGGCCTGGTGACGCCGAGAGCGTGGCACTGCTGCACGCCGACAGCTGGCGTCGGCACTACCGCGGCGCGTACTCCGACGCGTTCCTGGACGGCGATGTGGTGGCCGACCGGCGGTCCGTCTGGTCCGCGCGCCTGTCCGCCCCGGGCAGCAGTGCGACGGTCGTGGCCGAGGACGACACCGGGCTTACGGGGTTCGTCCACGTCGTCTTCGACGAGGACGGCCGCTGGGGCAGCCGCGTCGACAATCTGCACGTCACCCAGCACCGCCGGCGATCGGGCCTCGGCACCGCGCTGCTCTCCCGCGCCGCCAAGGCCGTTACCGAGCGCGCGAGGGGCGACGGCATGTACCTGTGGGTGCTCGAACAGAACACGGCGGCACAGGCGTTCTACCAGGCCATGGGCGGCACCCGCGTCGAGAAGGCGCCGGTCCCAGCCCCCGGCGGCGTGGCGTCCCGGCTCGCCGGCTCCCCCGCCATGCTTCGCTTCACCTGGCCCGACGCCTCACTGCTCGCGCAGACAGGCGGACCGCAAGGCGTACAGACAACCCGGAGGACTACGCCATGACCCCCGACGCGGGTACCGCCGTCGACCACTACGACCGCCTCCTCGCCGAGCACTACACCTGGATGCTGGGCGGTGACGTCCACGAGGTCGCCGACCGCCAGGCCGCGCTGCTCGCTGAACTCGGCTTGGCGGGGGCCGAAGCCGACGGGACGGCCGTCGACCTGGGCTGCGGCTCCGGTGCCCAGACGCTGGCGCTGGTCCGCCTCGGCTTCTCCCCCGTGATCGCCGTGGACACCAGCCGCCTGCTGCTCGACGAGCTCGTCTCGTACGTCCGGGGCGACGAAAACCTCCGGAGCGCCGAGGTGGTACGGCCGGTGCATGGCGACATCCGTACCGTGCTGCCCGCGGCGGCCGGGCCGGGCACGGTCGCGGCCGTCGTCTGCATGGGTGACACGCTTCCCCACCTCCCGTCCAAGGCGGACGTCCCCGTGTTGCTCGGCCACATCAGCCGCGCGCTCGCCTCGGGCGGGCACCTCGTCGTCACTTACCGCGATCTCACAGCGGAGCTGCGCGGCACGGACCGCTTCGTCCCGGTCCGCAGCAGCGACGACCGGCTGCTCACCTGCTTCCTCGAATACCGTGACGAGGACACGGTGATCGTCCACGACCTGCTCCACACCCGGACCAACGGCTCCTGGCGCCAACGGACAAGCAGCTACCCCAAGCTGCGGATCGCGTCCTCCTGGCTGGTCGAACAGTGCCGGGCGGCCGGACTGGACGTCCGCCACGATGCCGCGGACTCCAGGGGGATGCGGATCCTCCACGCCGTAAAGCCCTGACGGGCATGCGTGACTCCGACTACCGTGCGCACCGCGCGAACCGAAGGGCGGACATGAGCGATCCCACCAGAAGAGCCGAACTGTTCGGCGGCGCCGACAGCGGTCGCCGGTTCACCGGCCCGACGACCGGCGACGAAGGGCGGATGCTCATCGATGTCCTGAGTGCCCAGCGGGCCACGCTGCGGTTGAAGTGCTCCGGCCTGGGCCGGGAGTTGTCCCTGCGGTCCGTGGAGCCGTCCACGCTCTCGCTGCTCGGCCTGGTCCGACACCTCGCCGATGTGGAACGCCGCTGGTTCCGGCGGGTCCTGGCCGGGCAGGACGCGCCGACCCTTTTCTCCTCGACTACCGACCCCGACGAGGACTTCAACGGTGCCACGGACGACCCCGGAGTCGTCGCCGCGGCGTGGGAGGCGTGGCGGGCCGAGGTGGCCTTCGCCGAACAGTTCGTCACCGAGGCCCCCGACCTCGACGTCGAGGGCGACGACTCCTGGCGCGGAACGGTGTCGCTGCGCTGGGTACTCATCCACGTGATCGAGGAGTACGCCCGCCACAATGGCCATGCCGACCTGCTCCGCGAGCGCATCGACGGAGCGGTCGGCGTGTGAGGCCGGATCCACTTCGACCGGCCGTCGATGCCGAGCGGCCTTCCGTTCGGCCACCGTAGCCGTCCGGAGCAGGCCGCCACGATGCCAAGAGCGTCCTCGTATCGGGCTCCCCTGGCTGCAGGACAGTAGCGAAGGGCAGCAATCGCTACCTACAACCGCCGGCGGCGGGCTGACCATCTCGCTGAACGTCTACAACCGCCCAGCCGGCACGCCCGAGATGGACGAGGCCCCGCGCAACGCCCGGTGGGTCGCGCAGAGCCTCGTGCAGGCGGGTTGGTGCTCAGTCCGTCGCGGCGGCCCGAGGCACCGGCCGACTCGGGGTATCGAGCCAGATGCGCTGTCCCTCGGCGGTCACGGTCACCCCGAAGCGCTCACGGCCCGGCCGGCCGTGCTCGACGTACAGCTCGTGCGCGGCCTCCACCGCATCCCACAGCAGGCGCGGCCCGGCCTGCCGTACGGTGCCGTCCTCGGCGCGCGCCCACGCGCCGTCAGCGCCCCACAGCTCCACGGCCGTCACGCGGCCATCGTCGCCGCGCTCGAAGGCGAACGCGGTGTCGGGGGCGACGAGGGACAGCACGAACCGGAACGCCTCGTCCTCGGCGACGACGTTCAGGTCCAAGCCCGTGAGCCGGCCGCTTGTCGCGTCCGGCCTGCCGGGGTGGGCCGGGGCGCCGGTGGTGCCGGCGTCGCGTACGGCCATGAAGTACGAGCCGACGGGCAGGAACCTGCCCTCGGCGCGGCCGTCGTCGGCGACGACCAGGCGCACCGTGCCCCAGCCCACCGGGCACACGATCAGGCCCGCGGGCTTCACCTGCTCCAGCCACGCGGCCGGGACCGTGCTGAACCCACAGGTCGCGATCAGCCGGTCGTACGGGGCACGGGCCGCGTACCCCTCGCGCCCGTCCCCGGTGATGACGAGCGGGGTGTATCCGGAGCACCGCAGCCGCGATCCCGCCAGCCGCGCCAGCACCGGGTCAACCTCCACCGTCACCACCTGGTGGCTGCCCAGTCGCTCGGACAGCAGCGCGGCGTTGTAGCCGGTGCCGGTCGCGATCTCCAGCACGCGGTGACCGTCGGCGACGTCGAGGGCCTGGAGCATGACGAGCATCAGCCCAGGGGCCGTCGACGACGAGGTGGCCACGCCGTCCGTGAGCTGCGTGGCCAGCGCGTCATCCGCGTAGACCAGGTCAAGCCAGTCCGGATCGGCGGACGTCACTCGCCGCTGCCCCTCGCTGGTCAGGGTCCAGAACTCCGGCACGTACGGGTGGCGCGGAACGGTCTCGAACACCTTCCGCCATGTCGGGTCGGTCAGTTGGCCGCTGGCCTCCAGACCGTCAGCCAGCGCCGAGCGCAGCTCCTCGGCGCGCTCTTCGGTGTGCGTCGTCATGGTCGTCCCTTGGCGAGTAGGTCAGCGATGTGCGCGGCGATGGGCAGGCCGGTGCGGTTCTGGATCCAGGACCACTCTCCGGACGGGTTGCATTCGAACATCACCCAGTCCCCGGACGGGGTGACGGCGAAGTCGAACGCGCCGAAGTTGAGCCGGAAGTGCTCCAGCCAGCCCAGCACGCCCGCCCTCACGTCGTCCGGCACTTTGCACACGTCGTAGGTGAGCGCGTCGTAGTCGCTGCGCCAGTCCACGCGGGCCGCGTCGCTGCCCGCGTGGATCTCGGCCGCGAACATCTCCGTGCCCACGACGGTCAGCCGCACCTCGTGCGACTTGGGCACCCACTCCTGGAACAGGTGCGCCGTCAGGGACACGGAGTCGTCGATGGCGTCGGGGTCGACCACGTGTGTGGGGACCCCGGTGCGACGGCCGTCCGGGTACTCCAGCGGGCCGCCCATGAGCGGCTTGCAGATCACCCGGCCGCCCACTTGGTGGCAGAACTTGCGGACCGCCTCCGGGTCGGTGGTGATCAGCGAGCGGGGCGTACGGAGCCCGTGGGCCGCCGCCACCGGGAGTTGTCCGGGCTTGTGGGAGGCGATGCCGTCCGCCTCGGGCCGGTTGACCCATGTCACCGGCAGCGCGTACAGCGTGCCGAGCAGGCCGGCCAACGCCTGTTCGTTCGCCCACGAGCGGTGGGGCTCCTCCATGTGCTCGGAGACGGCGGGAAGGCGGGGCCGCCTGTAGTAGACGGCCCTCACCTCCTCCAGCCGCACGGAGCGATACTCGTCAGCCAGGATCCCCGCCCAGGGTGCTGCAGCGTGTGCGACGGACAGGGAGATGGTCTGTGGGAAGTCGCCCATGTCGAACCTCATGACCGGCACGTGCCGGATCGTCAGCTCGTCGACCACCAGGTCCGCCGCGGGGTCCAGTTCCTTGGTGACGACCAGCACCGGGCCGCCGGACAGGTGCTGCGTCACCGCATCAGGTACGGGTCGGCGGTGTCGTCGTTCTTGCTGTCCCAGTTGGTGTTCGTGCAGCTTCCGGCCAGGTTGGCGGACCGGCTCCACAGGGCGCCGGTGCCCTCGGTCATGACGTTGACCTGCCGGACCGGGTCGTACGTGAACGAGCCCGCCTCCAGGGTCACGGTGTACGGGGTGCGTTCGGCGCGGGCGCCGAACGGGACGAGTGCTGCTGCTGTGGGCATGCGTGCCTCCTGTCGTTGATGCTGCTCGGACTGTTCTCCGCCCCACCTACGTCCGAGGACGGTGGCGAGGGTCTTGCAGGGCCCGTTCCGCCCCGGTGGGGAGCCCGCTGTGTGGGGGCGGAGCGGGGGTCGTACACCGCCCGGTGCCAGGCGCTCGGTCTCCGGCACCAGGCGGCGGCTTGAGGGGCACCGCCAGTGACAGGCGGGGAGCGCAGAACTCGCAGACCCACAGCTGGAACAACCAGCCGCGGTGACGCGCCTCACCCCACACAAGGCCGGCCATCCCCAACCGGCGAGCGCAGCGCGCGCAGTCGATGGCCATCTGCTGGCGCGGGCTGAGCTGGTCGACGCGCGGCAGCTCGGCCACAGGTGCCGCACTCACTGTTCGCCGTCCGCGCGCAGCTCGGCCCACACCCGTTTCCCGCCGTGCACCAGCTCGCTGCCCCAGGCGTGCGCGAGGACGTCGACCAGGAGGAGGCCGCGGCCGTGCTCGTCGTCAGGGGACGGCGTGCCCGGGGCGGGCCTGGCGCGCGAGGTGTCCGTCACGACGATTCGCGTGGAGTCCTCGCCGGTCCGGGTGATCGAGACGCCGACCGTCGCCGCGTCGGTGTGCTCCACCGCGTTGGCCACCAGCTCCGTGACGACCTGCTCGGCGGCCTCCACCAGACGGTGCAGCCCCCAAGTCTCCAGCGCCAGCGCTATGTCCCGACGGGCTTGAACAGCGGCCTCCAGCCTCGCCGCGTACCGCTCCTGGTAACGCTGTGGCCCCACCGTTGCAGCTGTCATGGTCATCGTCGCGTCCCTGGGGGTGCTCGTGTTCCGTGTAGCCCGACCACCGGCCGCCAGGCTGGGAGCGTCAGCAACGTCACCCACGGTGACAGCCTCCCTACTAGGCTGGTCCAGTGATGCCTACGACGGTAGGGCGCTGTGATCAGCGCTTGAAGTGACCGTGAGTACAAGTGGTTCGCCGCGATTGCGCGGGAGTGAGGCTGTCATGCGATCAAGTTCGCGACGAACCCTGACTGACAGTCAGGGTTCACCTGGACGCCCCCGCGCGGGCGTCATCTCCGGCTACGTCTTCCGGCTCGTCCGAGAGCAGCAGAGACACACCCAAGAGGAAGCAGCCGAACAGCTGCGCGTATCGCCGGACACGATCGCCGGGTGGGAGTCCGGCCGCCGCCCCCTGACCGCCGTACCGGTCGGGCAGATGCTTGTGCACCGTCATCGGCTGATGCGGATGGGCACCGCCCCCGCGCTCCTGCAAGCCCTGGACCTCGCCCTGGAGGCGGACGTCCTCATCGCCGGCGCCCTCGACGACAAGGCCGCAGCCGAGGAAAGCCCGCTCGGAGCCTGGGTAATGCAGCGCGACCTCGTCGAAGTCCTCGCCTGGCCCCTCAACCATGTACCACCCCAGTCCGTCCGCGACCTGCCCGATCCGCCCCGGAAGCGCCGAGGACCCGCGCCGACCGGACCAGAGCTGTCGGTCTCCGACCGGGCACGGTTCTTCACGCAGATCCGGCGTACCGCGGAGCAGGCTCGCGGCGAGGACCAGTTCCTGCTCCGCCGCCAGGCCCTCTACCTCTCCGGGTACGACGGCCAGGCCGACACATCGGAGTGGCTGGCCCACCAGCAGGCCACGGAACGTCCCGGTGACTGGCTCACGCGCTGGCTCAACTCCCGGTCCGTCGCCGCTGTATCGGCCCGGAGAGGTGACCGAGACCGTATGAACTACTTCATCGACACCTCTCTCATCGACGACGACGCAGGCGAGGCCGCGAACCTGAACTACTGGGCGTACTGGGTCGGCGAGACCGCTCACCTGGAGTTGAGCGACGACTTCATCGCCGCCCGCATGCCCGGACCGTGGCCGGGTGACAGGCTCCTCGCCCACCTCGCTCAGGGGCTCGCGCCGCATCACGGCTACGTGGACCTCAACATCCACTCCGTCTGGTCCCTGCTCCAGGTCCGGCCCAGCCTGCTGCGATCCGGCGCAGCAGGCCGCACCCTGCGCGACCGGCTGCCCGTGATGTTGGATAGCCGGGAGCTGACGGCGCGCGGGCGCCGGGAGCTGGAGAGCATCCGGTATGCGATCGGCCTCGCCGAGGCGTGAGAGGAGTCCGACGGTGACTGAAGACCTGTCAACGGTAGCGCGGTTTCTGTACGAGGCGGGGACGTTGAAGCAGACCAGGCGCACCGGCTGGTGGATGGCCGGCGTACGCGACCCAGAGTCGGTGGCGGAGCACTCCTGGCGTACCGCGCTCATCGCGACCATCATCGCGAAGCTCGAAGGAGCGGATCCCGCCCGGGCCGCGTTCCTCGCGGTGTGGCACGACTCGCAGGAGACCCGCACCGGCGACGTGAACCATCTGGGCAAGAAGTACGCCCCGGGAGCGGACCCGCGCGCGGTCACGGACGACCAGGTCGCGGGCATGCCCGAAGTCCTCGCCTCCGCGGTGCGCGAACTCGTGGCCGAGTACGAGTCGAAGGAGTCCCCCGAAGCCGTCTGCGCCCGGGACGCCGACAAGCTGGAGTGCATGATCCAGGGCATCGAGTACAAAGCCCAGGGCTACGAGAACGCCCAGCGGTGGATCGACAACAGCCGCGGCCGCCTCACCACGAAGTCGGCCAACGAACTCGCCGACGCGGTAATGGCGACCGGATCCCTGGACTGGCTGCGCGCTGCCCTCGGAGAGAAGCAGGACTGACCTCGGTCCGCTGCCGCTGGACCATGCCACGCGAGAGCCGGACGGGCCGCCGGCTCCTCCCCGAGTCGAGCGCGTCCACTGGCGGACGGGCTACGGCATGCGCACCATGGGTGAGTTGGGGTTCCGCCTCAGTAGTCCGGCGCGGCCGGTCGCGTCGGCATCCGTGGCGGACGTGCCAGAACAAGAGCTGGGCGTGGACCGCCCTGCCTTCGTGATGGACGGCGCGGGTGCTGCCCTGTCGGTCATCCCGCTCGGGGCCGCCACGGCGAACCCGCCAGTCCGGATCGGCATCGGTGACGTGCGGGCCATCGACCGAGCCGTCAGCCAGATCTACGCACACGGCTACGACCACGGCTCCGCCACCCTGCGCCGCGCTGCCTCCGAGGCGCTGCACACCGCCTATCAATGGCTCAAAGAGGGGACGTACACGGCACAACGTCGAGAGCGCGCTTCAGCGGCACGCCGCCGTCCCGGCGGTTGCTGACTGGCTGGAGGAGTACCGCACCATCACCGGTGTCAGCTGAGGAGGAGACGGTGACCACCCCGAGCACGCGTACCAACGTGGTGATCCGCACCTACGGGCCCGGCAAGGTGCCGCCGATGCTCGACGTGCTCGCCGACATCTGGGCCGACGCTCACCCCGAACTCGTCGACAATCCGAGCGCGGAGGCACTCGGCCTGTCCGTGCCCGCCTTGCGCCGCCAGGTCGAAAGCCACCTCAAGCACCCCGGCTTCACTCTGGTCGTCGCGTACGCGGGCGGCACTCCCGTGGGCTTCGGCTACGGCTTCCCCTGCTCCGCCGACTACTGGTTCGGCTCCGGCCTTGTCGACCAGGTCCCCGAGGGCGCCCGCACGGAGCGCCTGATGGGGCTGTGCGAACTGGCCGTGCGCCCACCGTGGCAGTCCCAGGGCATCGGCACACGGCTGCACACCGCGCTGCTCCAGGCCATCAATCCGAAGTGGTCCTCACTGCTCGCACTGCCCTCCAACCAGCGCGGCCAGGATCTCTACGCGCGGCTGGGCTACAGGTATGCGGGCGAGTACAGGAACACACCCGACGGCCCGGCCTTCGATCTGCTGCTTCTCCGTGTCGAGGACGTGGACTGACGAAGGAGCGTGGCTCGCCCTCGGCTACAGCGTCTCGGGGGATCTGGAACGCTCATGCGAGGTCGGTGAGACCGCTGCTGCCCGCCTCAGCACGGTGCGGTCGCCGAGAAGCGTGGGTCTCCTGCGCGGATTTGGTACGTCGCGCAGGTGCCGACATCGTCCTCGTCGACCTGCCGCAGTGGCGGCTGTCCTCCCTGGGCGACGAGGCCGTGATCACCGGCGCGGTACGTTTCGCCCTCTCCTCCGTCGAAGAGGTGCTCCGAACCCGGCCCACCCTCCTTCCGGCCCGGGGGCGGTAACTCGCTTGGCTCGCCGGGAGCGCGATCAGTCGGTGCGGAGGCCGTCGATCAGACGGTTGAGGAACCGGGTGAACGTGGCTTCGGGCGTGACGGCGCGTGCGGGGGCGGAGAGCGCTTCGGCGAGTTCCGGGTGGCGGCCGTCCGCGGCGACAGCGGCGAGGTAGCGGGCTTCGGCTGCGACCCGGTCGGGGGACTGGGTGGCTGCCGCCTGCGTGATCTCGTGGGTGACGTGCCCGGCGACGAATGCGGTGAGCTGGGCGAACACCTCCAGCTTCGCCGCGCCGTCCAGCCCGGTGGGCCGCAAGGCGGCGAGTGCGTGTTCCAGGAACGCCAGGGTGTTGGGCCCGAGGCTGCGGCGGGTGGACAAGGCGGCGGGCAGCCAGGGGTGGCGCAGCATGAGGCCACGCTGGAGGTGGGCGATGGCCTTCAGGTCGGCGCGCCAGTCGCCGGTGAGCGCACCCGACGTCGGCAGTTCGCCGCTGACGTGGTCGACCATCAGTTCCAGCAGTGTTTCCTTGTCGGAGGCGTAGCTGTAGAGCGACATGACTCCGGCTCCGACCTGTGCGGCGACCCGCCGCATGGTGACCGCTTCGAGCCCTTCCGCATCCGCCAGCGCGACGGCGGCCGCCGTGATCGCTTCGCGGCTGAAGGCGGGCCGGCGGCCCCTGCGGGACTGAGCGGGGCTCAGCCACAGCTGCTCGGGGTCGACACCCGTGGTGCCGGACCCGCCATCACGCGTCACGGTCTTCGCACTCCTTCTGCCGATCACTGATGACTCATCACGAGGCGTCATCACCACGAGGCCTCTTCACTGAGGCCTCATCACCGAGGCCGTTGTCGGGCCCATCCAAGCATCCTCTATTCTCGTACAACGTACGGGAAATCGAGGAGGGGAACCATGGCATCACACACCCACGACGCCGGGCCCAGGCCGGCCTGGACACCGCCCGCCCGGAAGCCGCCGCTGTCCTCACGGATGTTGAGGGCGATCTGGCGCAGTCTCCCGGCCAAGCGGCACGACGTCGGATGGGAGCCGGGGCTGGCGGTACCGGCCGCCGACGGCAGCCCGTTGATCACGGACCACTACTTCCCGCGCGCCGACGGCGATTTCCCCACCCTGCTGGTGCGCTCGCCGTACGGCAGGGGCCTGCCATGGTCGCCCATGTACGGCATGCTCTTCGCCGAACAGGGCTTCCACGTGGTCCTGCAGAGCTGCCGCGGCACCGGCGGCTCAGGCGGTGAGTTCGACCTGTGGCGCAACGAGGCCGCCGACGGCCGGGCCACGGTGTCCTGGCTGCGCGAACAGCCGTGGTTCAACGGGACCCTGGGGACGGTCGGCCCCAGCTACCTGGGGTACGTACAGTGGGCGCTCGCCCTGGACCCCCCACCGGAGCTGAAGGCGATGGTGGTGCAGGTGGGTCTGCACGACCCCTACGCCTTGTTCCACACTGACGGGGTCCTCCAACTGGAGAACGCCCTCCTCGTCGGCGCGGGCATGACGCACCAGCATCGGGGGATCGCACCCTTCGCGAGGGCGACGCTGCGCCTGCAGCGCCGACTGCGCGCCATCATCACCGCACGGCCGCTGCGCGGGGCGTACGCGTCCGCCCTCGGCGACATACCGTGGCTGGACGACGTGATGACGCACCAGGACGCCGGCGACCCCTACTGGAACGGCGCCTCCCTGGCACGGGCGGCCGAGCGGATGAGCGTCCCCACGAGCCTGATCACCGGATGGTACGACGCCCTGGTCGACCAGAGCTTCGAGCAGTACGCCCGCCTGCGTCAGGCCGGCTGCGACACCGCCCTGCTCGTCGGCCCCTGGACCCATGCGTCCGCACTGCAGCAGGGCTGGCCCGAGGTGTTCGCCGAGAGCCTCGCCTGGCTGCGCGCCCACCTGTGCGCCGAGCCCTCCGGCCTGCGCCCCACCGCCGTGCGCGTGCACGTCGGCGGCGAAGACGCGTGGCGGGACCTCGACGACTGGCCGCTCTCCCCCGGCACCACCTCATGGTTCCCCACCCCGGACGGGCATCTCACCCAGCAGGCCCCCGCGGACTCCGTACCACTGACGTCCTTTCGCTACGACCCGGCCGACCCCACGCCCTCCATCGGCGGCCCCCTGCTCTCCCGCACGGCCGGTCCCCGCGACAACAGCGCCCTGGAGGCCCGAGAGGACGTCCTGACGTTCACCGGCCCACAGCTGGCCGAACCCGTGGACATCCTCGGCCCGGTCGCCGCGCGGCTGAGTATCTCCACGGACACCGGATACACCGACGTCTTCGCCCGCCTGTGCGATGTGGACGCGCAGGGCCGCTCCACCAATGTCTGTGACGGACTGGCACGGCTTCGGACGGTGGGACAGGCACCCTCGGAGGTCACCGTACCGATGAGCACCACCGCCTACCGCTTCTCGGCCGGCCACCGTATTCGCTGGCAGATCAGCGGGGGTGCCCATCCGCGCTACGCCCGCAATCCCGGCACCGGAAAGTCTCCGGCGGACGCCGTCGACTTCATACCGACACGCATCACGCTCCACACCGACTCCGCGCTGATACTCCCCCACGGTTCCCGGACCACGGGGCCCTCCGGAGCTGGACACCCCGACGCGTAGAC
The nucleotide sequence above comes from Streptomyces sp. NL15-2K. Encoded proteins:
- a CDS encoding GNAT family N-acetyltransferase, whose amino-acid sequence is MLDHEQVAIHTGRRSRLPVIVAVHSTALGPAAGGLRLWHYPDWRDGLTDALRLSAAMTSKFAVAGLPSGGGKAVVVLPEGTELDDGRRRDVLHDVADVIASLGGVYATGPDVGTGPEDMALIGEITPHVFCRPARLGGSGDSSPHTAQGTLAALRAVGRRLYGSSSPVGRRLAVVGLGRVGAGLARLLAAEGAALTVTDIDPDKRKISDELGAVWRSPEEILAADVDIVVPAALGSVLTRRSVADLRCRAVVGPANNQLATPDVADLLHQRGIIWVPDYVASAGGVINAVSTELHRVGADDARARVRAIEDTVDDLLDTARRSGQTPARAASELARRRLGAAGSPTASSRLRAAGPGDAESVALLHADSWRRHYRGAYSDAFLDGDVVADRRSVWSARLSAPGSSATVVAEDDTGLTGFVHVVFDEDGRWGSRVDNLHVTQHRRRSGLGTALLSRAAKAVTERARGDGMYLWVLEQNTAAQAFYQAMGGTRVEKAPVPAPGGVASRLAGSPAMLRFTWPDASLLAQTGGPQGVQTTRRTTP
- a CDS encoding Lrp/AsnC family transcriptional regulator, which produces MDELDSEIVRLLQTDARQSNRELARQLGIAPSTCLERVRALHRRGVIRGYHADIDPAALNRGVQALVSVQVRPLSRAVIDTFKAFAGGLPEVLHVFVLSGGDDFLLHVAVQDLDHLHAFLTDRLSKRGEITGFRTSVIFQQVSNTAPARLPSRD
- a CDS encoding ROK family protein, giving the protein MQALWPLGGPAEPNAPGHELPAVVGVADLRATNAAAILAAVRSTDPHPRLSTLAEATKLSRPTVEAIVEELTDCGLIEVAPAVSARGQRSPGRPARRFRFRPHAGFVVGVDVRPRSVSACLADLDGRVVAVERRSVRADLGGQARARAVTAVVRRAIDSSGADARRVWAATIGTPGLVNRSNTRIRQADNLKGWAEADVVTTLRDALGCPVAVENDANLAALGEQWRGVGGSADEMVFVLLGERLGAGIITGGRLLRGHRGAAGEIGFIRFPGSTSSQPGLEPLVENVENHGADLVRSAGADIVRGAASGDPEAVAAITSYGRRLAAGIAPVLLALDPALVVLGTSLFAAPDLLPAGELLLSAAEEEAGSLLVDLPQWRLSSLGDEAVITGAVRFALSSVEEVLRTRPTLLPARGR
- a CDS encoding class I SAM-dependent methyltransferase, yielding MTPDAGTAVDHYDRLLAEHYTWMLGGDVHEVADRQAALLAELGLAGAEADGTAVDLGCGSGAQTLALVRLGFSPVIAVDTSRLLLDELVSYVRGDENLRSAEVVRPVHGDIRTVLPAAAGPGTVAAVVCMGDTLPHLPSKADVPVLLGHISRALASGGHLVVTYRDLTAELRGTDRFVPVRSSDDRLLTCFLEYRDEDTVIVHDLLHTRTNGSWRQRTSSYPKLRIASSWLVEQCRAAGLDVRHDAADSRGMRILHAVKP
- a CDS encoding DinB family protein; translated protein: MSDPTRRAELFGGADSGRRFTGPTTGDEGRMLIDVLSAQRATLRLKCSGLGRELSLRSVEPSTLSLLGLVRHLADVERRWFRRVLAGQDAPTLFSSTTDPDEDFNGATDDPGVVAAAWEAWRAEVAFAEQFVTEAPDLDVEGDDSWRGTVSLRWVLIHVIEEYARHNGHADLLRERIDGAVGV